One Elgaria multicarinata webbii isolate HBS135686 ecotype San Diego chromosome 6, rElgMul1.1.pri, whole genome shotgun sequence DNA segment encodes these proteins:
- the STARD4 gene encoding stAR-related lipid transfer protein 4: MTDFPDVVSLATKLKNTVIQYYGIEDGEWRVAKKTKDTTVWRKPSEEFSGYLYKTQGIVEDVANRIVDHIRPGPYRLHWDSLMTTMDIVDEFEENCCVMRYTTAGQLWNIIAPREFVDFSCTTDYEEGLLSCGISLDCGEVRPSFVRGFNHPCGWFCFPLKDNPRHSLLIGFIQTDLRGMLPQSAVDTAMASTLANFYSDLRKVLKA; encoded by the exons ATGACAGACTTTCCGGATGTAGTTTCTCTGGCTACAAAGCTAAAAAATACAGTCATCCAGTACTACGGCATTGAAGACGGTGAATGGAGAGTTGCTAAGAAAACA AAAGATACTACGGTTTGGCGTAAGCCATCAGAAGAATTTAGTGGATACCT CTACAAGACACAAGGGATTGTGGAGGATGTCGCCAACAGAATAGTAGATCACATACGTCCAGGACCTTATCGGCTACACTGGGACAGTCTGATGACCACAATGGACATTGTTGATGAGTTTGAAGAG AATTGCTGTGTAATGCGTTACACAACAGCTGGCCAACTGTGGAACATTATTGCGCCGAGAGAGTTCGTTGACTTCTCTTGCACAACTGACTATGAAGAGGGACTTCTGTCATGTG GTATTAGCCTGGACTGTGGTGAAGTAAGACCAAGTTTTGTCCGAGGATTTAACCATCCCTGCGGCTGGTTCTGTTTCCCGCTCAAGGACAATCCTAGGCACAGCCTTTTGATCGGCTTTATTCAGACGGATCTGCGTGGAATGCTCCCCCAGTCTGCAGTGGATACAGCTATGGCCAGTACACTGGCAAATTTTTATTCTGATCTCAGGAAAGTTCTGAAGGCATAA